A region from the Methanofollis liminatans DSM 4140 genome encodes:
- the eif1A gene encoding translation initiation factor eIF-1A: MHMMHTLICSQQKRVQKNVQYSGVDYLTNPGRKNDKGPEEEIVRVRLPNKRNREMFASADLMLGANHIRVRCFDGETRVGRIKGKIKKRVWIREGDVLIVVPWDFQADKCDIIYRYTRPQVDWLRGHGYL, encoded by the coding sequence ATGCACATGATGCATACCCTTATATGCTCTCAGCAGAAAAGGGTGCAGAAGAATGTACAATATAGTGGAGTTGATTACCTGACAAATCCTGGAAGAAAAAACGATAAAGGACCTGAAGAAGAGATCGTACGGGTGCGTTTGCCGAACAAGCGCAACAGAGAGATGTTTGCGAGTGCCGATCTGATGCTCGGCGCAAACCATATCAGGGTTCGCTGCTTTGACGGAGAGACCCGCGTCGGCAGGATCAAGGGGAAGATTAAAAAGCGCGTCTGGATCCGGGAAGGCGACGTCCTGATCGTGGTCCCGTGGGACTTCCAGGCCGATAAGTGCGATATTATCTACCGTTATACCCGCCCGCAGGTGGACTGGCTCCGCGGCCACGGTTATCTCTAA
- a CDS encoding DUF7289 family protein: protein MKISAGNNEEAVSEAIGFIIIFGLVLTGIALITLYGYPMLMQQQSNADVRNMEQTTVVLQNDIKSLCYKNVPYKETSMQVSGGSLAVVNTSETDQRFNITWKESPGGAETTRSFSPGMLLYDSDNQDAAIALESGAVIRAQAGGSSMLAEPRWYFDDASDTLVINLIALNATGTMARSGMGGVRLKLDKTETLMDNTTAGGTVQVVYTPDPASNFSKAWENYLTGSLGMSKTAPDTYTISADRLIVKKYDILVLSV from the coding sequence ATGAAAATTTCAGCAGGAAACAACGAAGAAGCGGTCTCCGAGGCGATCGGGTTCATCATCATCTTCGGGCTGGTGCTGACCGGGATCGCCCTGATCACCCTGTACGGCTACCCGATGCTCATGCAGCAGCAGAGCAACGCCGACGTGCGGAACATGGAGCAGACGACGGTCGTGCTCCAGAACGATATCAAGAGCCTCTGCTACAAGAACGTCCCGTACAAGGAGACCTCGATGCAGGTGAGCGGCGGGTCGCTGGCGGTGGTGAACACCAGCGAGACGGACCAGAGATTCAATATCACCTGGAAAGAGAGTCCGGGCGGGGCCGAGACCACCAGATCGTTCTCTCCGGGCATGCTCCTTTATGACTCGGACAACCAGGACGCCGCCATCGCCCTGGAAAGCGGGGCGGTGATCCGGGCGCAGGCCGGCGGATCGTCGATGCTCGCCGAACCGCGGTGGTACTTCGACGACGCGAGCGACACCCTGGTGATCAACCTCATCGCCCTGAACGCCACCGGCACGATGGCCAGGAGCGGAATGGGCGGGGTCAGATTGAAACTCGACAAAACAGAGACCCTGATGGATAACACCACCGCAGGGGGAACCGTGCAGGTTGTCTACACCCCGGATCCCGCCAGCAACTTCTCGAAGGCCTGGGAGAACTATCTCACCGGGAGCCTCGGGATGTCCAAAACGGCCCCTGACACCTACACAATCAGTGCAGATCGTCTGATCGTCAAAAAATACGATATCCTGGTGCTCTCTGTCTGA
- a CDS encoding DUF7288 family protein: MVDDSAQLYTMEGIAAAFVILATVYLVAGTTSIYTPGDSHITDMQLEVLGNDVLLVMDTPAEEGEESNLTRYLRTWNTPDFRSEFGSLLNNRTTGANDTLQFAAGVLYRKADSKINTTPFGFDGGRTGYEQAVRVTRLATIPGKPTGTPTDFIDRDRVVMLEVLIWRN; the protein is encoded by the coding sequence ATGGTAGACGACTCGGCCCAGCTCTACACGATGGAGGGGATCGCCGCCGCCTTCGTGATCCTGGCCACCGTGTACCTCGTGGCAGGCACGACGAGCATCTACACGCCCGGCGACTCCCATATCACCGACATGCAGCTGGAGGTGCTGGGAAACGACGTCCTCCTGGTGATGGACACGCCCGCAGAGGAGGGTGAGGAGAGCAACCTCACGCGCTACCTCAGGACATGGAACACCCCCGATTTCAGAAGCGAGTTCGGTTCACTGTTGAACAACAGAACCACAGGGGCCAACGACACCCTCCAGTTCGCCGCCGGGGTCTTGTACAGGAAGGCCGACAGCAAGATCAACACAACACCATTCGGATTCGACGGCGGAAGGACCGGTTACGAGCAGGCGGTGCGGGTGACGAGACTCGCAACAATCCCGGGCAAACCGACAGGCACGCCCACAGACTTTATTGACAGAGATCGAGTCGTGATGCTGGAGGTGCTCATATGGAGAAATTAG